A part of Escherichia marmotae genomic DNA contains:
- the shuT gene encoding heme ABC transporter substrate-binding protein ShuT, with protein MPRITNRLFLFSPLTLCISVMASTAKTTVKRIPMKKLFTAVLALSWAFSATAAERIVVAGGSLTELIYAMGAGDRVVGVDETTSYPPETAKLPHIGYWKQLSSEGILSLRPDSVITWQDAGPQIVLDQLRAQKVNVVTLPRVPAPLEQMYANIHQLAKTLQVPEQGDALVTQINQRLERVQQSVAAKKAPVKAMFILSAGGSAPQVAGKGSVADAILSLAGAENVATHQQYKSYSAESLIAANPEVIVVTSQMVDGDINRLRSIAGITHTAAWKNQRIITVDQNLILGMGPRIADVVESLHQQLWPQ; from the coding sequence CTGCCAAGGATCACCAACAGGCTGTTTCTTTTTTCCCCACTAACGTTATGTATTTCAGTTATGGCCTCCACCGCGAAGACCACTGTAAAACGTATCCCCATGAAAAAACTGTTTACGGCAGTGTTGGCACTTAGCTGGGCCTTTAGTGCAACGGCTGCCGAACGCATTGTGGTCGCAGGAGGATCACTGACGGAGCTGATCTACGCGATGGGCGCTGGCGACCGCGTGGTTGGTGTCGATGAAACGACATCTTATCCACCAGAAACCGCCAAACTGCCGCATATTGGCTACTGGAAACAGCTAAGCAGCGAAGGCATTTTGTCACTTCGCCCGGATAGCGTAATTACCTGGCAGGATGCAGGACCGCAAATTGTGCTCGACCAGCTACGGGCGCAAAAGGTCAATGTCGTCACTCTGCCGCGTGTACCCGCCCCCCTTGAGCAGATGTACGCCAACATTCATCAACTGGCAAAAACGTTACAGGTTCCTGAACAAGGTGACGCGCTGGTGACACAAATCAATCAACGCCTGGAGCGAGTACAGCAAAGCGTGGCAGCAAAAAAAGCCCCGGTTAAAGCGATGTTTATTCTCTCTGCTGGCGGCAGTGCGCCACAGGTTGCCGGTAAAGGCAGCGTCGCAGACGCCATTTTGTCGCTTGCCGGAGCAGAAAACGTCGCTACCCACCAGCAATACAAAAGCTACAGCGCGGAATCGCTGATTGCGGCTAACCCTGAAGTGATTGTCGTAACCTCACAAATGGTCGATGGCGATATTAATCGTCTGCGTTCTATTGCCGGAATTACCCACACTGCCGCCTGGAAGAACCAGCGTATTATCACCGTTGATCAAAACCTGATTCTGGGAATGGGCCCGCGTATTGCTGATGTCGTTGAGTCGTTACACCAGCAACTTTGGCCGCAATAA
- the hutW gene encoding heme anaerobic degradation radical SAM methyltransferase ChuW/HutW — MNTNTTLDLKPHFALDGAQPFKDRRAMMPFRGAIPVAKEQLAQTWQAMINQTATPRKRLVYLHIPFCATHCTFCGFYQNRFNEDACAHYTDALIREIELESDNVLHQSAPIHAVYFGGGTPSALSARDLARIITTLREKLPLAPDCEITIEGRVLNFDADRIDACLDAGVNRFSIGIQSFNSKIRKKMARTSDGPTAIAFMESLVKRDRAAVVCDLLFGLPGQDAQTWGEDLAIARDIGLDGVDLYALNVLPNTPLGKAVENGRTTVPSPAERRDLYLQGCDFMEDVGWRCISNSHWGRTTRERNLYNLLIKQGADCLAFGSGAGGSINGYSWMNERNLQTWHESVAAGKKPLMMLMRNAERNAQWRHTLQSGIETARVPLDELTPHAEKLAPLLAQWHQKGLSRDASTCLRLTNEGRFWASNILQSLNELIQILNAPAIALEKP, encoded by the coding sequence ATGAATACGAATACTACGTTAGATCTCAAGCCACATTTTGCTTTAGACGGTGCGCAGCCATTTAAAGACAGACGCGCCATGATGCCATTTCGCGGGGCTATTCCGGTCGCCAAAGAGCAACTGGCGCAAACCTGGCAAGCGATGATCAACCAAACAGCAACACCACGTAAACGACTGGTTTATCTGCACATTCCATTTTGTGCGACACACTGCACGTTTTGCGGTTTTTATCAGAATCGTTTTAATGAAGATGCGTGTGCTCATTATACCGACGCCCTGATTCGAGAAATCGAACTGGAGTCAGACAACGTATTGCATCAGTCCGCGCCCATCCATGCGGTCTATTTCGGTGGCGGTACGCCTTCCGCGCTTTCGGCACGCGATTTGGCCAGAATCATCACCACATTACGAGAAAAGCTGCCATTGGCACCTGATTGCGAAATCACGATTGAAGGCCGGGTGCTGAATTTTGACGCTGACCGAATCGACGCTTGCCTTGATGCGGGAGTAAACCGCTTCTCGATTGGCATTCAGTCATTTAACAGCAAAATCCGCAAGAAGATGGCACGCACCTCAGATGGCCCAACTGCCATTGCGTTTATGGAAAGCCTGGTCAAACGCGACCGTGCTGCGGTGGTCTGCGACCTGCTGTTTGGCCTGCCTGGTCAGGATGCACAAACCTGGGGAGAAGATCTGGCTATTGCCCGTGATATCGGCCTCGACGGCGTCGATCTCTATGCGCTCAACGTCCTTCCCAACACGCCGCTGGGCAAAGCCGTGGAAAACGGGCGCACTACCGTGCCCTCTCCGGCAGAACGTCGCGATCTTTACCTGCAAGGATGTGATTTTATGGAAGACGTGGGCTGGCGCTGCATCAGTAACAGCCACTGGGGCCGCACCACACGCGAACGCAATCTCTATAACTTGCTGATTAAGCAAGGTGCCGATTGTCTGGCCTTTGGTTCCGGCGCAGGCGGTTCGATTAATGGTTACTCCTGGATGAACGAACGCAATCTTCAGACCTGGCATGAATCCGTCGCGGCAGGCAAAAAACCGTTGATGATGCTCATGCGTAACGCCGAACGTAACGCGCAGTGGCGTCATACCTTGCAGTCGGGTATTGAAACGGCGCGTGTACCGCTGGACGAACTTACGCCACATGCCGAAAAACTCGCACCGTTACTGGCTCAGTGGCACCAAAAAGGCTTAAGCCGCGATGCTTCAACTTGCCTGCGGTTGACCAATGAAGGTCGTTTCTGGGCAAGCAACATTTTGCAGTCTCTTAATGAGCTAATTCAGATACTTAATGCGCCAGCGATTGCGCTTGAAAAACCATAA
- the hutX gene encoding heme utilization cystosolic carrier protein HutX produces the protein MSHVSLQEFLKTEPDGTLEAIAEQYNTSLLEVVKNLPSPTIVPGDKFDTVWDTVCEWGKVTTLVHTADVILEFSGELPSGFHRHGYFNLRGKQGMSGHIKAENCTHIALIERKFMGMDTASILFFNKEGNAMLKIFLGRDEHRQLLSEQVSAFHTLAASLKEHA, from the coding sequence ATGAGCCATGTCTCGTTACAGGAATTTTTGAAAACGGAGCCAGACGGTACGCTGGAGGCCATTGCCGAACAATACAATACCTCACTGCTGGAAGTGGTGAAAAACCTCCCCTCCCCGACAATCGTGCCAGGCGATAAATTCGATACTGTCTGGGATACCGTCTGCGAATGGGGCAAGGTCACCACGCTGGTGCATACCGCTGATGTGATCCTCGAATTTAGCGGCGAACTACCTTCCGGTTTCCATCGCCACGGCTATTTCAACCTGCGCGGAAAACAGGGCATGTCCGGGCATATCAAAGCAGAAAACTGCACGCATATTGCCTTGATCGAACGTAAATTTATGGGCATGGATACCGCCTCTATTCTCTTTTTCAATAAAGAAGGCAACGCCATGCTGAAAATTTTCCTCGGTCGGGATGAGCATCGTCAGCTCCTGAGTGAACAAGTCAGCGCCTTCCATACTCTGGCGGCATCTCTGAAGGAACACGCCTGA
- the chuY gene encoding anaerobilin reductase — MTPWLLFGAGGKGVGARTLELALAEQRPVVAVVRHADAATRLAQQGVQVFTGDACDASIVAAACRAAGPDALVISSMGGAQDYLAHRTVIDEAEKADIRRMILVTSLGCGDSWPFLSERAKAAFGQAVREKTLAESWLQTSRLDYAILRPGGLLDGAATGKAQRIQNQECHGFVHRADVAAHIHELANAPALNKQIYSLIEPGLKPA, encoded by the coding sequence ATGACGCCCTGGCTACTCTTTGGCGCAGGCGGAAAGGGGGTTGGAGCCAGAACGCTCGAACTGGCACTGGCGGAACAACGTCCGGTCGTCGCTGTCGTTCGTCATGCCGATGCCGCCACGAGGCTGGCGCAACAAGGCGTACAGGTTTTTACTGGTGACGCTTGTGACGCCAGCATAGTCGCAGCCGCCTGTCGCGCTGCGGGTCCGGATGCGCTTGTCATCTCATCAATGGGTGGCGCACAGGATTATCTGGCGCACAGAACAGTGATTGATGAAGCCGAAAAAGCAGACATCAGACGCATGATTCTGGTGACTTCTTTGGGATGCGGCGATAGCTGGCCGTTCTTATCGGAGCGGGCAAAAGCCGCGTTTGGTCAGGCGGTACGGGAAAAAACACTGGCGGAAAGCTGGCTACAAACCAGCCGGCTTGACTACGCCATTCTCCGCCCTGGCGGACTGCTTGACGGCGCAGCAACAGGCAAAGCACAACGGATACAAAATCAGGAGTGTCATGGTTTTGTCCACCGTGCCGATGTTGCCGCACACATTCATGAACTGGCAAACGCGCCAGCACTCAATAAGCAGATCTACAGTCTGATTGAACCGGGCCTGAAACCGGCGTAA
- the shuU gene encoding heme ABC transporter permease ShuU/ChuU — MLKDSFSSASVFMGLSLLLLALVLFGASQGALKISFSALLDEEYRDIWLNIRLPRVLLAVLVGAALATAGVIMQGLFRNPMADPGLLGVSSGSALMVGVAIVLPFSFPVVLVLYEQMVFAIAGSLVVCTVIFLITQRHRDGSMMQLLLAGIAINALCGAAIGILSYIGDEQQLRQLTLWMMGNLGQAQWPTLLVASSFILPAIMATTCLAGTLNLLQLGDEEAHYLGVNVKRKRQQLLLISSLLVGAAVSVSGIIGFIGLVIPHLIRMTTGANHRWLIPCSALAGACLLLMADTLARTLVQPAEMPVGLLTSLLGGPYFMWLILRNRRIA, encoded by the coding sequence GTGCTCAAGGATTCATTTTCTTCCGCCAGTGTCTTTATGGGGCTATCACTATTATTGCTTGCCCTGGTGCTGTTCGGTGCCAGTCAGGGAGCGTTAAAAATCAGCTTTAGCGCCCTTCTTGATGAGGAATACCGCGATATCTGGCTGAATATTCGCCTGCCACGCGTTTTACTGGCAGTGCTGGTAGGCGCAGCGTTGGCAACCGCTGGGGTAATTATGCAGGGGCTTTTTCGCAACCCCATGGCTGACCCAGGATTGCTCGGCGTCAGTAGCGGTTCAGCATTAATGGTTGGCGTGGCAATTGTCCTGCCCTTTTCCTTCCCTGTGGTGCTGGTGCTCTATGAGCAAATGGTGTTTGCCATCGCCGGAAGTTTAGTGGTCTGCACCGTCATTTTTCTCATCACACAGCGCCATCGCGATGGCAGCATGATGCAATTGTTACTCGCCGGGATCGCCATCAACGCCCTGTGCGGTGCGGCGATCGGCATACTGAGCTATATAGGCGATGAGCAGCAGCTACGACAACTCACGTTGTGGATGATGGGCAATCTCGGTCAGGCGCAATGGCCGACATTATTGGTCGCCAGTTCATTCATTCTGCCAGCCATTATGGCAACAACCTGTCTCGCCGGGACGCTGAATTTGCTGCAACTTGGTGATGAAGAAGCCCATTACCTCGGCGTGAACGTAAAGCGTAAACGCCAACAATTACTGTTGATTAGCTCGCTGCTGGTTGGTGCTGCGGTATCGGTAAGCGGCATTATCGGTTTTATTGGCCTGGTGATCCCGCATCTGATTCGCATGACGACCGGGGCGAATCACCGCTGGCTAATCCCTTGCTCTGCCCTCGCCGGAGCCTGTTTGTTACTGATGGCAGACACACTTGCCCGCACGCTGGTACAGCCAGCAGAAATGCCCGTAGGATTATTAACCAGTCTGCTTGGTGGGCCTTATTTTATGTGGTTGATTCTGCGTAACCGGAGGATCGCATGA
- a CDS encoding heme ABC transporter ATP-binding protein, which translates to MISAKNLVYSLHGRRLTDNVSLTFPGGEIVAILGPNGAGKSTLLRQLTGYLQPDSGECRLFNKPLNEWSITELAKHRAVMRQNSHMAFPFSVQEVIQMGRHPYRTGNQGDETAQILALCDCQSLANRDYRQLSGGEQQRVQLARLLVQLWEAIPSPKWLFLDEPTSALDIHHQQHLFRLLRQLVRERQFNVCCVLHDLNLAARYADRVVLMQKGRVVANGKPQDVLTQQTLTTLYGADITVLSDPANHSPLIVLDH; encoded by the coding sequence ATGATCAGCGCCAAAAACCTGGTTTATAGCCTTCATGGGCGACGTCTGACTGACAATGTCTCGCTGACTTTTCCCGGCGGAGAAATTGTTGCCATTCTCGGCCCTAACGGTGCGGGAAAATCCACGCTGCTTCGCCAGCTAACCGGCTATCTTCAACCTGATAGCGGCGAATGCCGGTTGTTTAATAAGCCATTAAATGAATGGTCAATTACCGAACTGGCGAAACACCGGGCCGTGATGCGTCAGAATAGCCATATGGCGTTTCCATTCAGCGTACAAGAAGTGATCCAGATGGGGCGACATCCTTATCGTACCGGTAATCAGGGTGATGAAACGGCACAAATACTGGCGTTATGTGACTGTCAGTCGTTAGCTAACCGCGACTACCGGCAATTATCCGGCGGCGAACAACAGCGTGTGCAATTGGCTCGCCTGCTGGTGCAACTCTGGGAAGCAATACCCTCGCCAAAATGGTTATTTCTTGATGAACCAACTTCGGCGTTGGATATTCACCATCAACAACATCTATTTCGTTTATTACGTCAGTTAGTTCGAGAACGGCAATTTAACGTCTGCTGCGTATTGCACGATCTTAATCTTGCTGCCCGTTATGCTGACCGTGTCGTATTAATGCAAAAAGGCAGAGTTGTCGCAAATGGCAAACCGCAAGATGTGTTGACGCAGCAGACGCTAACTACGCTCTACGGCGCGGATATTACAGTATTAAGCGATCCCGCTAATCATTCGCCACTGATCGTCCTCGATCATTAA
- a CDS encoding MgtC/SapB family protein, with translation MTSEFIIRLILAAIVCGAIGIERQIRGKGAGLRTHVLIGMGSALFMIVSKYGFADVLAFDHVGLDPSRIAAQVVTGVGFIGAGNILVRNQNIVGLTTAADIWVTAAIGMVIGSGMYELGIYGSVMTLLVLEVFHQLTFRLMSKNYHLQLTLVNGNTVSMLDWFKQKKIKTDLVSLQENEDHEVVAIDIQLHATTPIEDLLRLLKGMAGVKGVSIS, from the coding sequence ATGACTAGCGAATTCATTATTCGTTTGATCCTGGCCGCAATTGTTTGTGGTGCTATTGGCATAGAAAGGCAAATACGCGGCAAAGGTGCTGGTTTACGTACCCATGTCTTGATTGGTATGGGCAGTGCGCTGTTTATGATTGTGTCGAAATATGGTTTTGCTGATGTGCTGGCGTTCGACCATGTCGGGCTTGATCCCAGCCGTATTGCCGCTCAGGTCGTCACTGGCGTCGGGTTTATCGGCGCGGGGAACATCCTCGTTCGTAATCAAAATATTGTCGGTTTAACTACCGCTGCGGATATTTGGGTAACAGCAGCGATCGGTATGGTGATTGGCAGCGGCATGTATGAACTGGGGATTTACGGTTCTGTAATGACCTTATTGGTGCTGGAAGTCTTCCATCAATTAACCTTCCGCCTGATGAGCAAAAATTATCATTTGCAGCTTACGTTGGTGAACGGTAATACAGTGTCGATGCTCGACTGGTTTAAGCAGAAAAAAATAAAAACAGATTTAGTTTCGTTGCAGGAAAATGAAGATCATGAGGTGGTTGCTATTGATATCCAGCTTCATGCTACGACGCCGATAGAAGACCTGTTGCGATTACTAAAAGGAATGGCAGGGGTGAAAGGTGTTTCAATTAGCTGA
- the hdeB gene encoding acid-activated periplasmic chaperone HdeB, producing MNISSLCKAIVFVGAVAALSLVNAQSALAANESAKDMTCQEFIDLNPKAMTPVAWWMLHEETVYKGGDTVTLNETDLTQIPKVIEYCKKNPQKNLYTFKDKLANVLPN from the coding sequence ATGAATATTTCATCTCTATGTAAAGCCATTGTTTTCGTTGGCGCTGTAGCAGCTCTGTCACTGGTGAATGCGCAATCTGCACTGGCTGCTAATGAATCTGCTAAAGATATGACTTGTCAGGAATTTATTGACCTGAATCCAAAAGCAATGACACCTGTTGCATGGTGGATGCTGCATGAAGAAACAGTTTATAAAGGCGGTGATACTGTAACCTTAAACGAAACTGACCTGACTCAGATCCCTAAAGTGATTGAATACTGTAAGAAAAATCCGCAGAAAAATTTGTATACCTTCAAAGATAAATTGGCAAATGTCCTGCCGAATTAA
- the hdeA gene encoding acid-activated periplasmic chaperone HdeA: MKKVLGVILGGLLLLPVVSNAADAQKAADNKKPVNSWTCEDFLAVDESFQPTAVGFAEALNNKDKPEDAVLDVQGIATVTPAIVQACTQDKKASFKDKVKGEWDKIKKDM, from the coding sequence ATGAAAAAAGTATTAGGCGTTATTCTAGGTGGTCTGCTTCTTCTGCCTGTAGTGAGCAATGCAGCCGATGCGCAAAAAGCAGCCGACAATAAAAAACCGGTCAACTCCTGGACCTGTGAAGATTTCCTGGCTGTAGACGAATCCTTCCAGCCGACTGCAGTCGGTTTTGCTGAGGCTCTGAATAATAAAGACAAACCAGAAGATGCGGTTTTAGATGTTCAGGGTATTGCAACCGTAACGCCTGCTATCGTTCAGGCTTGTACCCAGGATAAAAAAGCCAGCTTTAAAGATAAAGTTAAAGGCGAATGGGACAAAATCAAGAAAGATATGTAA
- the hdeD gene encoding acid-resistance protein HdeD has translation MLYIDKATILKFDLEMLKKHRRAIQFIAVLLFIVGLLCISFPFVSGDILSTVVGVLLICSGIALIVGLFSNRSHNFWPVLSGFLVAIAYLLIGYFFIRAPELGIFAIAAFIAGLFCVAGVIRLMSWYRQRSMKGSWLQLVIGVLDIVIAWIFLGATPMVSVTLVSTLVGIELIFSAASLFSFASLFVKNNN, from the coding sequence ATGTTATATATAGATAAGGCAACAATTTTAAAATTTGATCTGGAGATGCTTAAAAAGCACCGCAGAGCGATCCAGTTTATTGCCGTGCTGCTGTTTATCGTCGGTTTGTTATGTATCAGTTTCCCGTTTGTTTCTGGCGACATTCTAAGCACAGTCGTTGGCGTATTATTAATCTGTTCGGGTATTGCGCTTATTGTTGGATTATTCAGCAACCGCAGTCATAATTTCTGGCCTGTATTATCGGGTTTCCTCGTGGCGATAGCCTATTTATTGATCGGCTATTTCTTCATCCGTGCACCAGAATTGGGGATTTTCGCCATTGCGGCGTTTATTGCAGGATTGTTCTGTGTCGCAGGGGTTATTCGCCTGATGAGTTGGTATCGCCAGCGCTCAATGAAAGGCAGTTGGTTACAACTCGTTATTGGCGTGCTGGATATCGTCATTGCCTGGATCTTCCTTGGCGCAACGCCAATGGTTTCTGTGACATTGGTGTCAACCCTGGTAGGGATCGAACTGATATTTAGCGCTGCCAGCCTGTTCAGCTTTGCTAGTTTGTTCGTAAAAAATAATAACTAG
- the gadE gene encoding acid resistance transcriptional activator GadE produces the protein MIFLMTKDSFLLQGFLQLKDNHEMIKINSLSEIKNIGNKPFKVIIDTYHNHILDEEAIKFLEKLDAERIIVLAPYHISKLKSQSPIYFISRKESINTLLDITYGKHLPHKNSQLCFSHNQFKIMQLILKNKNESNITSTLNISQQTLKIQKFNIMYKLKLRRMSDIVTLGISSYF, from the coding sequence ATGATTTTTCTCATGACGAAGGATTCTTTTCTTTTACAGGGCTTTTTGCAGTTGAAAGATAATCACGAAATGATAAAAATCAACTCCCTGTCAGAGATAAAAAACATAGGCAACAAACCATTCAAGGTGATCATTGATACCTATCATAATCATATCCTTGATGAAGAAGCGATTAAGTTTCTTGAGAAATTAGATGCCGAAAGAATCATTGTTCTGGCACCTTATCACATCAGTAAACTTAAAAGTCAGTCACCTATTTATTTTATCAGCCGCAAAGAAAGCATTAACACTCTGCTTGATATTACCTATGGAAAACACTTGCCCCATAAGAATTCTCAATTATGTTTCTCGCATAATCAATTCAAAATCATGCAACTGATTCTGAAAAATAAAAATGAAAGTAATATCACGTCAACACTGAATATTTCTCAACAAACATTAAAGATCCAGAAATTCAATATCATGTACAAGCTGAAACTTAGACGTATGAGCGACATCGTGACTCTGGGGATCTCTTCTTATTTCTAA
- the mdtE gene encoding multidrug transporter subunit MdtE, whose translation MLTACDDKSAENAAAMTPEVGVVTLSPGSVNVMSELPGRTVPYEVAEIRPQVGGIIIKRNFIEGDKVNQGDSLYQIDPAPLQAELNSAKGSLAKALSTASNARITFNRQASLLKTNYVSRQDYDTARTQLNEAEANVAVAKAAVEQATINLQYANVTSPITGVSGKSSVTVGALVTANQGDSLVTVQRLDPIYVDLTQSVQDFLRMKEEVASGQIKQVQGSTPVQLNLENGKRYSQTGTLKFSDPTVDETTGSVTLRAIFPNPNGDLLPGMYVTALVDEGSRQNVLLVPQEGVTHNSQGKATALILDKDDVVQLREIDATKAIGNQWVVTSGLQAGDRVIVSGLQRIHPGIKARAISSSQENASTESKQ comes from the coding sequence ATGCTCACCGCCTGCGATGACAAATCGGCGGAAAATGCCGCCGCTATGACGCCTGAAGTGGGGGTAGTGACGCTCTCCCCCGGTTCGGTCAATGTGATGAGCGAACTGCCCGGCAGAACCGTTCCTTATGAAGTTGCCGAGATACGCCCCCAGGTGGGTGGCATTATCATTAAACGCAACTTTATCGAGGGTGATAAGGTCAACCAGGGGGATTCACTTTATCAGATTGACCCTGCTCCATTGCAGGCAGAGCTGAACTCCGCGAAAGGTTCGCTGGCGAAAGCCCTCTCCACCGCCAGCAATGCCCGCATCACCTTCAATCGCCAGGCATCGTTGCTGAAAACCAACTATGTCAGCCGCCAGGATTACGACACCGCGCGCACCCAACTGAATGAAGCGGAAGCCAATGTCGCCGTCGCCAAAGCGGCTGTTGAGCAGGCAACCATCAATCTGCAATACGCTAATGTCACCTCGCCCATTACTGGCGTCAGCGGAAAATCGTCGGTGACCGTCGGCGCATTAGTCACCGCTAATCAGGGAGACTCTCTGGTAACCGTGCAGCGTCTGGACCCGATTTATGTCGACCTCACCCAATCAGTGCAGGATTTTTTGCGCATGAAAGAGGAAGTCGCCAGTGGGCAAATCAAACAGGTTCAGGGCAGTACGCCAGTGCAGCTTAACCTGGAAAATGGCAAACGTTACAGCCAGACCGGCACGCTGAAATTCTCCGACCCGACAGTGGATGAAACCACCGGCTCCGTCACGTTGCGTGCAATTTTCCCCAACCCGAATGGTGACTTGCTGCCTGGTATGTACGTCACGGCTTTGGTGGATGAAGGTAGTCGGCAGAATGTGTTGTTAGTACCGCAAGAAGGCGTTACCCATAACTCCCAGGGCAAAGCAACGGCGCTCATTCTGGATAAAGACGATGTTGTACAGTTACGCGAAATTGACGCAACCAAAGCCATCGGAAATCAGTGGGTTGTTACCTCTGGTTTGCAAGCT